In one window of Crocosphaera subtropica ATCC 51142 DNA:
- a CDS encoding metal ABC transporter ATP-binding protein, with amino-acid sequence MYQNLSITQPIIKVKNLSVMRGEYLAVDNVSFELLSGTHTAIIGPNGAGKSTLIKSILGLIEARSGEISLFDGNGKRSKRLKQEIGYIPQKFPFERTFPLTVSELVGLGLNSKYWWCDHKGQREIIHQALEQVHLTKQAKQKIGTLSGGELKRVLLAYCLVVPRRLLILDEALAGVDATGEMEFAALLNNLQKEQNWTILEVSHDLDLVSRYCDSVICLNRRLLYQGSPQTTLTPENLLHIYGALVSPTCHHHEPSKLPESF; translated from the coding sequence ATGTATCAAAACCTATCTATTACCCAACCCATCATTAAAGTAAAAAATTTATCGGTAATGCGTGGGGAATATCTAGCAGTAGATAATGTTTCGTTTGAATTATTGTCAGGAACTCATACGGCCATTATTGGTCCAAATGGTGCAGGGAAAAGTACCTTGATTAAATCTATTTTAGGGTTAATTGAAGCGCGCTCAGGTGAAATTAGCTTGTTTGATGGGAATGGTAAACGTTCAAAGCGATTAAAACAAGAAATTGGCTATATTCCCCAAAAGTTTCCCTTTGAGCGCACTTTTCCATTGACGGTATCGGAGTTAGTGGGTTTAGGCTTAAATAGCAAGTATTGGTGGTGCGATCACAAAGGTCAACGAGAGATTATCCACCAAGCTTTAGAACAAGTTCATCTAACCAAACAAGCAAAGCAAAAAATCGGTACTCTTAGCGGAGGAGAATTAAAGCGAGTTTTATTAGCTTATTGTTTAGTGGTTCCCCGTCGTCTTTTAATTCTTGATGAAGCTTTAGCCGGGGTAGATGCAACGGGAGAAATGGAATTTGCTGCTTTACTCAATAATCTTCAAAAAGAACAAAACTGGACTATTTTGGAAGTTTCCCACGATTTAGATTTAGTTAGTCGCTATTGTGACTCGGTAATTTGTTTAAACCGTCGTTTACTTTATCAAGGTTCCCCTCAAACCACTCTCACCCCCGAAAATCTCTTGCACATATACGGTGCTTTAGTTAGTCCCACTTGTCATCATCATGAACCTAGTAAACTTCCTGAATCTTTTTAG
- a CDS encoding ArsR/SmtB family transcription factor: MPVSKTKVDDICQVRCFNTELVNQIRATFPSEDTLEEMTVVFNALADRSRIKILYALRNGDELCVCDIAAMLNVKIATASHHLRKMRDLKLLKYRNDGKLAYYSLRDKRITDILTNSLPSFV, encoded by the coding sequence ATGCCCGTGAGTAAAACAAAAGTAGACGATATCTGTCAAGTAAGATGTTTCAACACCGAGTTAGTTAATCAAATTCGAGCAACTTTCCCCTCAGAAGATACTTTAGAAGAAATGACGGTTGTTTTTAATGCTTTAGCAGATCGCTCGCGGATTAAGATACTTTATGCCCTCAGAAACGGTGATGAGCTTTGTGTTTGTGATATTGCTGCCATGTTAAATGTCAAGATTGCTACTGCTTCCCATCATTTACGAAAAATGCGAGATTTAAAATTACTTAAATATAGAAATGATGGAAAATTAGCTTATTATTCTCTAAGAGACAAGCGTATAACTGATATTTTGACTAATTCTTTACCAAGCTTTGTTTAG
- a CDS encoding metal ABC transporter permease: MNLVNFLNLFSLPFMQRAILGGVLLGILGGILGSFLILRRLSLFGDTVGHSAMLGVVLAALLNLPATWTLMGFTVAFGLGVIYLIDRTDLGSDTVLCISLSGSIALGTIGFSYLKGYRGNLLSILFGDILAISNTDLILLLLLLAVTLAWIIISLPEQILLTLNSDLAVVKGVPVRSHRYFFIVLLAIMIALTIRAVGILLVNGFLVIPAATARLICQQFVPFLATAAGMGALSGVMGMVISGAIDLPSGPSIVLVQLFGFLIVALWCRQG; encoded by the coding sequence ATGAACCTAGTAAACTTCCTGAATCTTTTTAGTTTACCCTTTATGCAACGGGCGATACTAGGTGGTGTACTGCTTGGTATTTTAGGGGGAATTTTGGGCAGTTTTTTAATCCTGCGTCGTCTTTCTCTATTTGGGGATACCGTGGGGCATTCGGCCATGCTAGGCGTGGTTTTAGCTGCTTTATTAAACCTTCCTGCCACTTGGACGTTGATGGGTTTTACTGTTGCTTTTGGTTTAGGTGTTATTTATTTAATTGATAGAACTGATCTCGGTAGCGATACCGTATTGTGTATTTCCCTATCAGGTTCCATCGCTTTAGGTACAATTGGTTTTAGTTATTTAAAGGGATATCGGGGTAATTTATTATCGATTTTGTTTGGGGATATTCTCGCTATTAGTAATACAGATTTGATTTTATTGTTATTACTTTTAGCTGTAACTTTAGCCTGGATAATTATCAGTTTACCAGAACAAATATTACTTACCCTCAACAGCGATTTAGCCGTAGTAAAAGGCGTACCTGTTCGCAGCCATCGTTATTTCTTTATCGTGCTTTTAGCCATTATGATCGCTCTAACGATTCGTGCTGTTGGTATTTTATTGGTTAATGGTTTTTTAGTTATTCCTGCTGCAACTGCCAGATTAATTTGTCAGCAGTTTGTCCCATTTTTAGCCACTGCTGCTGGTATGGGTGCGTTGAGTGGGGTAATGGGAATGGTTATTTCTGGTGCGATCGATCTACCTAGTGGTCCTAGTATTGTTTTAGTTCAGTTATTTGGGTTTTTGATTGTAGCTTTATGGTGTCGGCAGGGTTAA
- a CDS encoding metallophosphoesterase family protein, with amino-acid sequence MKIAVISDIHGNYAALEAVLLDIDQQKAEKIYCLGDLVGYGPFPNAVAEQIRSLDIPTVQGCWDEDIVEGLNACECSYPSLLAEKRGVIAHEWTNKHVNPEVREYLAQLPHTYKEGNLCFAHGSPHSNHEYLLPEMDAFTALERVLSSDAEILFCGHTHVPYVRTLDSGQLQVSVHQPHKKEQPTVSFNTPLKRIINVGSVGEPRHGRPNATYVIYDTETQAVNLREVEYDYKITCKAILDAGLPPIFAWRLARGLEFAEKADDPTHVCER; translated from the coding sequence ATGAAAATAGCAGTAATATCAGATATTCATGGTAATTATGCAGCTTTAGAGGCAGTTTTACTGGATATTGACCAACAAAAAGCCGAAAAGATTTATTGTCTTGGGGATTTAGTGGGTTATGGACCCTTTCCCAATGCAGTAGCTGAGCAAATTCGTTCTTTAGACATTCCCACTGTACAGGGTTGTTGGGATGAAGATATTGTAGAAGGACTCAACGCTTGTGAGTGTAGTTATCCTTCCCTTTTAGCGGAAAAAAGAGGTGTAATTGCTCACGAATGGACAAATAAGCACGTCAATCCCGAAGTTCGTGAATATTTAGCCCAACTCCCCCATACTTATAAAGAAGGGAATCTCTGTTTCGCACATGGTAGTCCTCATAGCAACCACGAATATTTGTTACCCGAAATGGATGCTTTTACTGCTTTAGAAAGAGTCCTTTCCAGTGATGCAGAGATATTATTTTGCGGACATACCCATGTTCCCTACGTTCGCACCTTAGATTCTGGACAATTACAGGTAAGCGTTCATCAACCCCATAAAAAGGAACAACCTACCGTTAGTTTTAATACTCCTCTCAAACGAATTATCAATGTCGGTTCGGTTGGGGAACCCCGTCATGGTCGTCCCAATGCTACCTATGTGATTTATGATACAGAGACACAAGCAGTAAACTTACGAGAGGTGGAGTATGACTATAAAATAACCTGCAAAGCTATTTTAGATGCAGGTTTACCACCGATTTTTGCTTGGCGTTTGGCTAGAGGCTTGGAATTTGCCGAAAAAGCGGACGATCCGACTCATGTTTGCGAAAGGTAA
- a CDS encoding WD40 repeat domain-containing protein: MFGVGAKGKILFQQQWQGSLSEYITAVAWSPDGLLAASSAAGEVVIWQDSNLISLLPADVTSIDCLAFSSDGKFLAAGGQDGKVRIWSMTSPKIRGKREISPDFIASLDNAPSWVDKLAWSPTCNHLAFSLGRYVQIWDADSQTVITTLPFANSSVLDLAWRPNGDNIAIAGNGGIKVWSTTDWDDDPYLIDMPSASIVTAWSGDSKYIASANLDNTITVLEYGSPHPWIMRGFPGKISNLTWSQPLSNNTPLLAASSMEDIVVWKKETDDNDGWNARVLTIHDGKIQQLAFHPHSLLLASAADDGWLCLWTKAKQVGQILERAMNGLSCVAWSQDGKQLAAGGQNGELIIFSESKRGKGFG; encoded by the coding sequence ATGTTTGGTGTAGGTGCGAAGGGAAAAATCTTATTTCAGCAACAGTGGCAGGGTAGTCTTTCAGAATACATTACCGCAGTAGCTTGGTCGCCTGATGGTTTATTAGCTGCTAGTTCGGCTGCCGGAGAAGTGGTTATATGGCAAGATAGTAACCTGATTAGTTTATTACCTGCAGATGTAACGTCAATCGACTGTTTGGCTTTTTCTTCTGATGGCAAGTTTTTAGCTGCGGGTGGGCAGGATGGCAAGGTTAGAATTTGGTCGATGACTTCTCCGAAAATTCGGGGAAAAAGAGAGATATCTCCAGATTTTATTGCTAGTTTGGATAATGCGCCCTCATGGGTCGATAAACTGGCTTGGAGTCCTACTTGTAATCACTTAGCCTTTAGTTTGGGGCGTTACGTGCAAATTTGGGATGCAGATAGTCAAACAGTCATTACGACTCTACCCTTTGCTAACTCCTCTGTTTTAGATTTAGCTTGGCGACCCAATGGGGACAATATCGCGATCGCAGGTAATGGAGGCATCAAAGTATGGTCTACTACAGATTGGGATGACGACCCCTATCTCATTGATATGCCTTCTGCTAGTATTGTTACGGCTTGGTCTGGGGACAGTAAATATATTGCTTCTGCTAATTTAGACAATACCATCACAGTTCTAGAATATGGTAGTCCTCATCCTTGGATAATGCGGGGTTTTCCTGGGAAGATTTCTAATCTCACTTGGTCGCAACCATTATCAAATAACACACCTCTTTTGGCAGCGTCGAGTATGGAAGACATTGTCGTTTGGAAAAAAGAAACTGACGACAACGATGGTTGGAATGCCCGCGTTTTAACGATACATGATGGTAAGATTCAACAGTTAGCGTTTCATCCCCATAGTTTATTACTCGCTTCTGCTGCAGATGATGGTTGGTTGTGTTTATGGACAAAAGCCAAACAAGTAGGACAAATATTAGAACGTGCTATGAATGGTTTATCTTGTGTAGCTTGGAGTCAAGATGGCAAACAGTTGGCTGCTGGCGGTCAAAATGGAGAGTTAATTATTTTCTCCGAGTCTAAGCGTGGCAAGGGTTTTGGTTGA
- the hemB gene encoding porphobilinogen synthase, which yields MSSTTEHLSLLHRPRRLRRTASLRRMVRETQLTVNDLIYPVFVMEGENQQEEIPSMPEIYRYSLDLLLKEIADAANLGINAVALFPLIPTEKKDNAGTESHNPDGLVQRTIKAIKQEIPEMAVITDVALDPFSTYGHDGIVKDGKILNDETVEVLVKQAISQAEAGADIVAPSDMMDGRVGAIRQGLDDAGYFDVGILAYSAKYASAYYGPFRDALESAPQFGDKQTYQMNPANSREAIKEVALDIAEGADIVMVKPALAYLDIIGRIKEYTNLPVAAYNVSGEYAMVKAAAEQGWIDEKQVILETLTSMKRAGADLILTYFAKQVALMLPKAP from the coding sequence ATGAGTTCTACTACTGAACATCTCTCCTTACTCCATCGTCCTCGTCGCCTTCGTCGCACTGCATCCTTGCGTCGTATGGTACGGGAAACCCAACTAACAGTTAACGATCTGATTTATCCGGTGTTTGTCATGGAAGGAGAAAACCAGCAAGAAGAGATTCCTTCCATGCCGGAAATCTATCGTTATTCCCTCGATTTACTGCTCAAAGAAATAGCCGATGCTGCTAATTTAGGGATCAATGCAGTTGCACTTTTTCCTCTCATTCCTACAGAAAAGAAAGATAATGCAGGAACAGAAAGTCATAACCCCGATGGGTTAGTACAGCGCACTATCAAAGCCATTAAACAAGAAATTCCTGAAATGGCTGTCATTACTGATGTAGCCCTTGATCCCTTTTCTACCTACGGTCATGATGGCATAGTTAAAGATGGCAAAATTCTCAACGACGAAACAGTAGAAGTATTAGTAAAACAAGCCATTTCTCAAGCAGAAGCAGGAGCAGACATAGTCGCCCCTTCCGATATGATGGATGGTAGAGTAGGAGCCATTCGTCAAGGTTTAGATGATGCTGGTTATTTTGATGTAGGCATCCTTGCTTATTCGGCAAAATACGCTTCAGCTTATTATGGACCTTTCCGCGATGCTTTAGAATCTGCCCCTCAATTTGGTGACAAACAAACCTATCAAATGAACCCTGCTAATAGCCGAGAAGCCATTAAAGAAGTGGCTTTAGATATTGCTGAAGGGGCAGACATCGTAATGGTTAAACCAGCTTTAGCTTATTTAGATATTATTGGTCGCATCAAAGAATATACCAACTTACCTGTTGCTGCTTATAACGTTAGTGGTGAATATGCAATGGTTAAAGCTGCGGCCGAGCAAGGTTGGATTGATGAAAAGCAAGTCATTTTGGAAACCCTTACCAGTATGAAACGGGCAGGGGCAGACTTAATTTTGACTTATTTTGCCAAACAAGTCGCTTTGATGTTGCCTAAAGCACCTTGA
- a CDS encoding metallo-dependent phosphatase yields MWAILSGIEGNIAAYEAVLADIKRQRIPVEALYILGDIIAANPNSEKVIKRIQNPLPGELQPQVCVGWWEEQCFALHAVGSTSEPTELIDRFGMETTKILWDSISRETVQWLRNCHFGFFELDCLLIHGSTVSASDELTPETPPWQMLDRLQRVEANSLFCGRSGQVFEYVLQRGSVNSAVMTLDRQEPTQTMTAPKRRVVGVGNVGREPGKATYTLYSPNSDCLEFKTVYYGEKKGFGN; encoded by the coding sequence ATGTGGGCAATTTTAAGTGGAATTGAAGGAAATATCGCAGCTTACGAGGCAGTATTGGCAGATATCAAACGCCAACGCATTCCAGTAGAGGCATTGTATATTTTAGGGGATATCATAGCAGCCAACCCCAATAGCGAAAAAGTAATTAAACGAATTCAAAACCCTTTACCTGGAGAATTACAACCCCAAGTCTGTGTCGGTTGGTGGGAGGAACAATGCTTTGCTTTACACGCTGTCGGTTCGACATCAGAACCGACAGAATTAATTGATCGCTTTGGTATGGAAACCACAAAAATTCTCTGGGATTCCATATCCCGTGAAACGGTACAATGGTTACGTAATTGTCATTTTGGCTTCTTTGAATTAGATTGTCTGTTAATTCACGGTAGCACCGTTAGTGCCAGCGATGAGTTAACCCCCGAAACCCCCCCCTGGCAAATGCTCGACCGTTTGCAAAGAGTAGAGGCCAATTCTCTTTTTTGTGGTCGTTCCGGTCAAGTATTTGAATATGTATTACAAAGGGGTTCGGTTAATAGTGCGGTGATGACTTTAGATCGCCAGGAACCCACGCAAACCATGACTGCACCCAAAAGAAGGGTTGTAGGGGTAGGAAATGTCGGTAGAGAACCAGGAAAGGCTACTTACACCCTTTATAGTCCTAATAGCGATTGTTTGGAGTTTAAGACAGTTTACTATGGGGAGAAAAAGGGTTTCGGTAATTAA
- a CDS encoding CobW family GTP-binding protein: MQIVDKQPRNNDIIDATKRGVPVTVITGFLGSGKTTLLNHILTNQEGIKTAVLVNEFGEIGIDNELIVTTEDNVVELNNGCVCCTINEDLVQAVYKVLERPEKVDYLIVETTGLADPIPVAFTFLGTELRDMTRLDSIITMVDCANFSLDLFKSEAAQSQIAYGDIIVLNKTDLVDEAEVDSLENRIREMKESARILRTKKSQVSLPLILSVGLFESDKYFEHQEIEHHHDHDHDHHDHHHHDHDHDHHHHDHHSHHLENDGFTSVSFESDKPFSLRKFQYFLDNQIPKNVFRAKGILWFNESSDRHIFHLSGKRFTLEDDQWKGTPKNQLVLIGQNLDKDKLYQQIEHCLSVPTTTKGKELD; encoded by the coding sequence ATGCAAATAGTGGATAAACAGCCCCGAAACAATGATATAATTGATGCAACCAAACGGGGCGTACCTGTAACAGTTATTACTGGGTTTCTCGGAAGTGGAAAAACAACACTTCTCAACCACATTTTAACCAATCAAGAAGGAATAAAAACAGCAGTTTTAGTAAATGAGTTTGGAGAAATTGGCATTGATAATGAGTTAATTGTTACCACTGAAGATAATGTAGTAGAACTCAACAATGGTTGCGTCTGTTGCACAATTAACGAAGATTTAGTTCAAGCAGTTTATAAAGTTTTAGAACGTCCTGAAAAAGTAGATTACCTGATTGTTGAAACCACAGGATTAGCTGATCCTATCCCAGTTGCTTTTACGTTTTTGGGGACAGAATTAAGAGACATGACTCGTCTAGATTCTATCATTACAATGGTAGATTGTGCTAATTTCAGCCTCGATTTATTCAAGTCAGAAGCAGCTCAAAGTCAGATTGCTTATGGAGATATTATTGTTTTAAATAAGACTGACTTAGTAGATGAAGCTGAGGTCGATTCTTTAGAAAATAGAATTAGAGAGATGAAAGAATCTGCTAGAATTTTGCGTACTAAGAAATCTCAAGTTTCCTTGCCGTTAATTCTGAGTGTGGGATTATTTGAATCTGATAAATATTTTGAGCATCAAGAAATTGAACATCACCATGATCACGACCATGATCACCATGATCACCATCACCATGATCATGACCACGATCATCATCACCATGATCACCATTCCCATCATTTAGAAAATGATGGTTTTACCTCCGTTTCTTTTGAAAGCGATAAACCTTTTTCTCTTCGGAAATTTCAATATTTTCTAGATAACCAAATCCCCAAAAATGTTTTTCGAGCTAAAGGTATTTTATGGTTCAATGAAAGTAGCGATCGCCACATTTTTCATCTTAGTGGTAAGCGGTTTACTTTAGAAGATGATCAATGGAAAGGGACACCCAAAAATCAATTGGTTTTGATTGGACAAAATTTGGATAAGGATAAATTGTATCAACAGATCGAGCATTGTTTATCTGTTCCTACCACAACCAAAGGCAAAGAACTCGATTAA
- a CDS encoding Fur family transcriptional regulator translates to MKAQYPRSQAQIIQVLKLLNYAISAQDLYVELKRRDQPLGLATIYRALEALKVRGTVKALTLTSGEALYSLISQHQHHLNCVSCGQSFAINECPVHHFEEKLKQTHHFQVYYHTLEFFGRCHQCQRKSVL, encoded by the coding sequence ATGAAAGCTCAATACCCTCGTTCTCAAGCGCAAATTATTCAGGTACTCAAGTTGTTAAATTATGCTATTTCCGCCCAGGATTTATATGTAGAACTCAAACGTCGAGATCAGCCTTTAGGACTAGCAACAATTTACCGTGCCTTGGAAGCCTTAAAGGTTCGAGGAACTGTCAAAGCACTAACTTTAACCAGTGGGGAAGCACTTTATAGTTTAATTTCTCAGCATCAACACCACTTAAATTGTGTTAGTTGTGGTCAATCGTTCGCAATCAATGAGTGTCCTGTCCATCATTTTGAAGAAAAATTAAAGCAGACTCATCATTTCCAAGTTTACTATCATACCTTAGAATTTTTTGGGCGATGTCATCAATGCCAGAGAAAATCCGTTCTTTGA
- a CDS encoding cation transporter, translating to MVINAVMFLVEFSGGIKASSLSLTGDSLDMLGDALVYGCSLYVIQKGKKVQAQAAILKGGIIFMSAIAVFARATYQLFAQTVPTVQLMSGLGLLALVANLICFLLLIRHRNDNINMSSVWLCSRNDIIANTSVLLTAGLVFLTGSFLPDFILGLFLTVVFAKSAGKVLTQARAELI from the coding sequence TTGGTAATTAATGCAGTAATGTTTTTGGTGGAATTTAGTGGAGGAATTAAAGCGTCTTCACTTTCTTTAACAGGAGATTCCTTAGATATGCTTGGTGATGCTTTAGTTTATGGCTGTAGCCTTTATGTTATTCAAAAAGGGAAAAAAGTCCAGGCTCAAGCAGCAATACTTAAAGGCGGCATTATATTTATGTCAGCAATCGCAGTATTTGCCAGAGCTACCTATCAGTTATTTGCTCAAACAGTTCCCACAGTTCAATTAATGAGTGGGCTTGGTCTTTTAGCTTTAGTAGCTAACTTAATCTGCTTTTTACTGTTAATTCGTCATCGTAATGACAATATTAATATGTCTTCGGTTTGGCTGTGTTCCCGTAATGACATCATTGCCAATACTTCAGTGTTGCTGACTGCTGGCTTAGTATTTTTAACTGGTTCGTTTTTGCCAGATTTTATTTTAGGGCTATTCCTCACCGTTGTTTTTGCTAAATCTGCGGGAAAAGTCCTCACTCAAGCAAGAGCGGAATTAATATAG
- a CDS encoding CobW family GTP-binding protein codes for MVATTNNTVPVTVLTGYLGAGKTTLLNRILTYEHGKKVAVIVNEFGEVGIDNQLVIDADEEIFEMNNGCICCTVRGDLIRIIGNLMKRRNKFDHLVIETTGLADPAPVIQTFFVDEDMKDQIALDAVVTVVDAKHIQQHWEADEAQEQIAFADVILLNKTDLVSPEELDELENKIKAMNGMAKIYRTQNSELEMDALLGVKAFNLDHALEIDPEFLNEAAHEHDETVKSFAIVESGAIDGQKLNNWLSNLLQTKGVDIFRMKGILNIAGESDRFVFQGVHMLFDGKPDRPWKEGETRKNELVFIGRNLDEAQLREDFKQCLV; via the coding sequence ATGGTAGCGACAACCAACAACACTGTTCCCGTCACCGTACTAACTGGTTATCTAGGTGCGGGTAAAACTACTCTCCTCAATCGCATCCTCACCTACGAACACGGCAAGAAAGTAGCAGTCATCGTTAACGAGTTTGGGGAAGTGGGGATTGATAATCAACTGGTGATTGATGCCGATGAAGAAATCTTTGAGATGAATAACGGCTGTATTTGCTGTACGGTAAGGGGTGACTTAATTCGCATTATCGGCAATTTAATGAAGCGTCGCAACAAGTTTGACCATTTGGTCATTGAAACCACTGGATTAGCCGATCCTGCCCCTGTCATTCAAACCTTCTTTGTTGATGAAGATATGAAAGATCAGATTGCTTTAGATGCAGTGGTGACGGTAGTGGATGCTAAACATATTCAGCAGCATTGGGAAGCAGATGAAGCACAAGAACAAATTGCTTTTGCCGATGTGATTCTCCTCAATAAAACTGATCTCGTTAGTCCTGAAGAATTGGATGAATTAGAAAACAAAATAAAAGCCATGAATGGCATGGCGAAAATCTATCGTACCCAAAATTCTGAATTAGAAATGGACGCTTTATTGGGAGTAAAGGCATTCAATCTAGACCATGCTTTAGAAATTGACCCCGAATTTTTAAACGAAGCTGCCCACGAACACGACGAGACGGTAAAATCTTTTGCCATAGTAGAGTCTGGGGCAATAGATGGACAAAAACTAAATAATTGGTTGAGTAATTTACTACAAACTAAAGGGGTAGATATCTTTCGCATGAAAGGTATTTTAAATATTGCAGGGGAAAGCGATCGCTTTGTGTTTCAAGGAGTACATATGCTATTTGATGGGAAACCAGATCGCCCTTGGAAGGAAGGAGAAACCCGTAAGAATGAATTAGTATTTATCGGGCGTAATTTGGATGAGGCACAATTGAGAGAGGACTTTAAGCAATGTTTGGTGTAG
- a CDS encoding PEP-CTERM sorting domain-containing protein, with protein MKTPIMSLLLLTAPLVSAQAASFDLTDNNSEIRVDDRNGITIWYVDGSPDNVFLSNYYYRIGLTGNESPFFDGLGTPTVTQQTGNQLELTYTGMELQAVVNYELLGGDLGSSRSFIDKSVTLTNLSGQNLDFHLFDYSDFDIKFDQANQKDQAIALDFGTIILNSATKPLSILTQVSPTPSHYEIADFVTLYNKFFNDLDGPTTLPDNPSLNVPFPIPPSDNTFAFQWDFNLNAGESVTFNSQFNYAPVPEPSSLFSLISLGIFGGISLTRRVKQ; from the coding sequence ATGAAAACCCCCATAATGTCGCTTTTGCTGTTAACTGCCCCCCTTGTCTCCGCTCAAGCGGCTTCGTTTGATTTGACGGATAATAACAGTGAAATTAGGGTGGATGATAGAAACGGAATTACTATTTGGTATGTGGATGGAAGTCCTGATAATGTGTTTCTTTCCAATTATTACTATCGAATTGGATTAACAGGAAACGAATCTCCCTTTTTTGACGGATTGGGAACCCCAACGGTGACTCAACAAACAGGCAATCAACTGGAATTGACTTATACAGGAATGGAGTTACAAGCTGTAGTGAATTATGAGTTATTGGGAGGAGATTTAGGGAGTAGCCGCTCTTTTATTGATAAATCTGTTACTTTAACTAATCTTTCCGGGCAAAATCTAGATTTTCACCTTTTTGACTACAGTGATTTTGATATTAAGTTTGACCAGGCAAATCAAAAGGATCAGGCGATCGCATTAGATTTTGGGACAATTATTCTGAATAGCGCGACAAAACCCCTATCAATTCTTACCCAAGTCAGTCCCACTCCATCTCACTATGAAATTGCTGATTTTGTGACGCTTTACAATAAGTTTTTTAATGATCTTGATGGTCCCACAACGTTACCCGATAATCCCTCTCTGAATGTTCCTTTTCCGATTCCTCCGAGTGATAATACCTTCGCTTTTCAATGGGATTTTAACCTAAATGCAGGAGAATCTGTGACTTTCAATAGTCAGTTTAACTATGCTCCTGTTCCTGAGCCAAGTAGTCTATTTTCATTGATTAGCTTAGGTATTTTCGGCGGAATTTCTTTAACTCGTCGTGTCAAACAATAA
- a CDS encoding alpha/beta fold hydrolase, whose protein sequence is MTKASLLNQPNSSIGGTKNVYHWNFLDKQYQIVYETIGEGSPVLLLPAFSTVSSRTEMKGIANILATQYQITVLDWLGFGESQCPPLDYNPVLFQQLLGDFVKSVFNNSIILIAAGHASGYALKLVQDNPDIISQLILIAPTWQGPLRVMGLPDGVRNGVKNLVRSPLIGQGLYYLNTTPSFLHLMYKRHVYVDESKLTPEFIAQKHQITSKEGARYAPAAFVTGAIDPVADREAFLQLLDSISIPILIILAENAPPKSLVEMEAMSESEQVQTVELRGTLGIYEEYPEAVTEAIQNFL, encoded by the coding sequence ATGACTAAAGCAAGTTTACTGAATCAACCTAATTCTAGTATTGGCGGGACAAAGAATGTTTACCACTGGAATTTTTTAGACAAACAATATCAAATTGTTTACGAAACCATCGGAGAGGGAAGCCCCGTGTTGTTACTTCCTGCTTTCAGTACGGTTTCCAGTCGTACCGAGATGAAAGGGATTGCTAATATACTTGCTACACAATACCAAATTACGGTTTTAGATTGGTTGGGGTTTGGCGAGTCTCAATGTCCCCCTCTAGATTATAATCCCGTATTATTTCAGCAGTTATTGGGGGATTTTGTTAAATCTGTTTTTAATAACTCAATTATTCTTATTGCTGCTGGTCATGCTTCGGGATACGCTTTAAAATTGGTACAGGATAACCCAGATATAATTTCTCAACTTATTTTAATTGCTCCTACTTGGCAAGGACCTTTAAGAGTTATGGGTTTACCTGATGGTGTCAGAAATGGGGTAAAAAATCTAGTAAGATCGCCTTTGATCGGACAAGGTTTATATTATCTCAATACTACCCCTTCCTTTCTGCACTTGATGTATAAACGCCACGTTTATGTAGATGAAAGTAAACTAACTCCCGAATTTATCGCCCAAAAACACCAAATCACCTCTAAAGAGGGTGCGAGATATGCCCCTGCGGCTTTTGTCACTGGTGCGATCGATCCTGTAGCAGATAGAGAGGCGTTTTTGCAACTTTTAGATTCAATATCGATCCCCATATTAATTATTCTGGCGGAAAATGCACCACCCAAATCTTTAGTGGAAATGGAGGCGATGTCAGAGTCGGAACAAGTGCAAACAGTTGAATTAAGGGGAACGTTGGGCATTTATGAAGAATATCCCGAAGCTGTGACAGAAGCGATTCAGAATTTTCTCTAG